A region from the Inhella inkyongensis genome encodes:
- a CDS encoding DMT family transporter: protein MKARDLLDLMLLGAIWGASFLFMRLSSPEFGPLTLAFLRVAGAALLLLPILAWRHGLQSWRGKGSALLAAGFLNSALPFALYAYAALHLPTALSSILNATVPMWGAVVAWVWLGQRPGPWRVLGLALGFAGVSWLVLAKSGASLEGETRTLAVLACALATLNYAIGAVATKRWLGDVPPVAVAAGSQLGASLCLLPFGLWAWPSATPSPSAWLSLLALSLLCTGVAYLFYFRLMHRIGPTQAVTVTFLIPVFAVIWGAVFLHEALTLSMLGGGLLVLAGTALALGLWPRR from the coding sequence ATGAAGGCGCGCGACCTCCTCGACCTGATGCTGCTGGGTGCCATCTGGGGCGCGTCCTTTCTCTTCATGCGCCTCTCCAGCCCCGAGTTCGGGCCGTTGACCCTGGCTTTCCTGCGCGTGGCGGGTGCGGCCTTGCTCTTGCTGCCCATCCTGGCCTGGCGCCATGGCTTGCAAAGCTGGCGCGGCAAGGGCTCGGCCCTGCTGGCGGCCGGCTTCCTGAACTCCGCCCTGCCCTTTGCCCTTTATGCCTATGCGGCTTTGCATCTGCCCACTGCGCTGTCCAGCATCCTGAACGCCACCGTGCCCATGTGGGGGGCAGTGGTGGCCTGGGTTTGGTTGGGGCAGCGGCCCGGCCCCTGGCGCGTCCTGGGCCTGGCGTTGGGCTTTGCCGGGGTGAGCTGGCTGGTGCTGGCGAAATCCGGCGCCAGCCTGGAGGGCGAGACCCGGACCCTGGCCGTGCTGGCCTGCGCACTGGCCACGCTCAATTACGCCATCGGCGCGGTGGCCACCAAGCGCTGGCTGGGCGATGTCCCCCCGGTGGCGGTGGCCGCCGGCAGCCAGTTGGGTGCCAGCCTGTGTCTGCTGCCCTTCGGCCTGTGGGCCTGGCCCAGTGCGACGCCCAGCCCCAGCGCCTGGCTCAGCTTGCTGGCCCTGTCGCTGCTGTGCACCGGAGTGGCCTATCTGTTCTATTTCCGGCTCATGCATCGCATCGGCCCCACCCAGGCCGTCACGGTGACCTTTTTGATTCCGGTCTTTGCGGTGATCTGGGGCGCCGTCTTCTTGCACGAGGCGCTGACGCTGTCGATGCTGGGCGGCGGTCTGCTCGTGCTGGCTGGCACGGCGCTGGCGCTGGGCTTATGGCCCAGACGCTAA
- a CDS encoding OPT family oligopeptide transporter has translation MALLHLTDEQVQTWSREQKDRWWLENVYKADMAQLTLRSGLTGFLLGGILSATGLYIGAKTGIGIGVGLTSVILAFALFRAIAASGMARDYTILENNCTQSIATAAGYVVSPLFSSLAAYILVTGVIPTWWQLMIWIFVVSAIGVLLAFPMKRKFINEDQAPFPEGRACGVVLDSLYHGEGSEGVFKAKLLGVVGGLTALYQALASDGWMKLVQFKILMLDKWAGVKEVWHFHERLDHYYYQWAVKAEGWIPSILGTDIRQLGLRFTLDAAMLGVGGLMGIAVAASCMLGAFINFVVLAPMMIQLGDIAPRIAANGTVIPLNRGEIVNQWSLWWGVTMMVVGALVSLAAKPEIFTAAFKSLGKKQDKQGTDVLKDIELPLWISYVGVPVFSVLGAYVTHAFFGVPFWISLVSLPLIFVLTLICTNSMALTSWTPTGSMAKITQFTMGAIDRSNPGSNLLPAAMTSEIASNAANLLSDIKPGYMLGGKPRHQAIGHVIGNLAGVLFCVPLFFLLFLPEVNGVRSVSTIVSDQFAMPAALQWKGVAEIIAKGLKGLPESAVISMAVAALAAVVIEVLRVKTKGKFPLSAVAIGLGVVLPPESVLAMFVGALIFWAMGRKHKDPASKGHRVWVEGLEPICAGLISGAALMGIGNAIINVLLA, from the coding sequence ATGGCCCTCTTGCACCTGACGGACGAACAAGTCCAAACCTGGAGCCGCGAGCAAAAAGACCGCTGGTGGCTGGAGAACGTCTACAAGGCCGATATGGCGCAGCTGACCCTGCGCTCGGGCCTGACCGGCTTCCTGCTCGGCGGCATCTTGTCGGCCACGGGCCTCTACATCGGCGCCAAGACCGGCATCGGCATCGGCGTCGGCCTGACCTCGGTGATCCTGGCCTTCGCGCTGTTCCGGGCCATCGCTGCCAGCGGCATGGCGCGTGACTACACCATCTTGGAAAACAACTGCACCCAGTCGATCGCCACGGCGGCCGGCTACGTGGTCTCGCCGTTGTTCTCCAGTCTGGCCGCCTACATTCTGGTGACAGGGGTCATCCCGACCTGGTGGCAGCTGATGATCTGGATCTTTGTGGTCTCGGCCATCGGTGTGCTGCTGGCCTTCCCGATGAAGCGCAAGTTCATCAACGAAGACCAGGCCCCGTTCCCCGAAGGCCGCGCTTGCGGCGTGGTGCTGGATTCCCTCTATCACGGCGAAGGCAGCGAGGGCGTGTTCAAGGCCAAGCTGCTGGGTGTGGTGGGTGGCCTGACGGCGCTCTACCAGGCCCTGGCCAGCGATGGCTGGATGAAGCTGGTGCAGTTCAAGATCCTGATGCTGGACAAGTGGGCCGGCGTCAAAGAGGTCTGGCACTTCCATGAGCGCCTCGATCACTACTACTACCAGTGGGCGGTGAAGGCCGAAGGCTGGATTCCCAGCATCTTGGGCACCGACATCCGCCAGTTGGGCCTGCGCTTCACGCTGGACGCCGCCATGCTGGGTGTTGGCGGCCTGATGGGCATTGCCGTGGCTGCCAGCTGCATGCTGGGCGCTTTCATCAACTTCGTGGTGCTCGCGCCCATGATGATCCAGCTCGGCGACATCGCACCGCGCATCGCCGCCAATGGCACGGTTATTCCGCTCAACCGCGGTGAGATCGTCAACCAGTGGTCGCTGTGGTGGGGCGTGACCATGATGGTCGTCGGCGCTCTGGTGAGCCTGGCCGCCAAGCCCGAGATCTTCACGGCCGCTTTCAAGAGCCTGGGCAAGAAGCAGGACAAGCAAGGCACGGACGTGCTCAAGGACATCGAACTGCCGCTGTGGATCAGCTATGTCGGTGTGCCGGTGTTCTCGGTGCTGGGTGCTTATGTCACCCATGCCTTCTTCGGTGTGCCGTTCTGGATTTCGCTGGTCTCCCTGCCGCTGATCTTTGTGCTGACCCTGATCTGCACGAACTCGATGGCGCTGACTTCCTGGACCCCGACGGGCTCTATGGCCAAGATCACCCAGTTCACCATGGGTGCCATCGACCGCAGCAACCCGGGCTCCAACCTGCTGCCCGCGGCCATGACCTCGGAGATCGCCTCCAATGCCGCCAACCTGCTGTCGGACATCAAGCCCGGCTACATGCTGGGCGGCAAGCCGCGCCACCAGGCCATCGGCCATGTGATCGGCAACCTGGCGGGCGTGCTGTTCTGCGTGCCGCTGTTCTTCCTGCTGTTCCTGCCGGAAGTGAATGGCGTGCGCTCGGTCAGCACCATCGTCAGCGACCAGTTCGCGATGCCTGCTGCGCTGCAGTGGAAGGGCGTGGCCGAGATCATCGCCAAGGGCCTGAAGGGCCTGCCCGAGTCCGCCGTGATCTCGATGGCCGTGGCGGCTCTGGCTGCTGTGGTGATCGAGGTGCTGCGCGTCAAGACCAAGGGCAAGTTCCCGCTCTCGGCCGTGGCCATCGGCCTGGGTGTGGTGCTGCCGCCGGAGTCGGTGCTGGCCATGTTCGTCGGCGCGCTGATCTTCTGGGCCATGGGTCGCAAGCACAAGGACCCCGCCAGCAAGGGCCATCGCGTGTGGGTGGAAGGCCTGGAGCCGATCTGCGCCGGCCTGATCTCGGGCGCCGCGCTGATGGGTATCGGCAACGCCATCATCAACGTGCTCTTGGCCTGA
- a CDS encoding HPF/RaiA family ribosome-associated protein has protein sequence MASPRTEWGQEDDMEIQVIARGFPVNGQRLRARLAQQFWRLGESVARIELRLADLNGPRGGTDKECLLQLQTRTGQHVCAHARHSEWGVALAQATQRLQRGLRRLLERRRRAVRTGLAGRDLLSDS, from the coding sequence ATGGCCTCACCCCGTACGGAATGGGGACAAGAGGACGACATGGAAATTCAGGTGATTGCCCGGGGCTTCCCGGTGAATGGCCAACGTCTGCGGGCGCGTCTTGCGCAGCAGTTCTGGCGTCTGGGTGAGAGCGTGGCGCGCATCGAACTGCGGCTGGCGGATTTGAATGGTCCACGCGGGGGCACCGACAAGGAGTGTCTGCTGCAGCTCCAGACTCGGACGGGCCAGCATGTGTGCGCGCACGCGCGGCACAGCGAATGGGGTGTGGCCTTGGCGCAGGCGACGCAGCGACTGCAGCGTGGCCTGCGTCGCCTGCTGGAGCGGCGTCGTCGTGCAGTGCGTACTGGCCTGGCCGGGCGCGATCTCTTGTCTGATTCTTGA
- a CDS encoding Ada metal-binding domain-containing protein, with amino-acid sequence MNALRPLDPTACYSALTARDPRFDGHWFVGVSSTGVYCRPVCRVRTPKAANCSFYEHAAAAEAAGYRPCRKCRPELAPRAFSTLVASQQLAEAARERLDGGLDLPMTAVAEQLGVTDRHLRRIFQSHWGVSPLQYQQTQRLLLAKALLTDTGLPVGEVAARAGFGSTRAFQAAFTQHYRLSPLALRNGRRAGSGAARLELGYRPPYAVAELLRFLARRAVPGVESVDEAQGRIERAWPLPDGRWGSLVLQFCNRDRVELTLSPLLWTAPAAVRAGVRAWLDLDADPTAIQERLQAAGIEAVPGLRLPGCPDRFELGLRAILGQQVTVAAARTLATRLVERFGAPLPAGEALGPQITARLPSAAELAVVPAEALAALGLPLKRAQALVGLAQAWPNLAFAQRRGDPLAAEQELTQLAGIGPWTAAYLLMRGWPWPDRFLPGDVVLKNALKNQPALAPELSAPFRSYAVLQIWNATP; translated from the coding sequence ATGAATGCCCTCCGGCCCCTGGACCCCACAGCCTGCTACAGCGCCCTGACCGCACGCGACCCGCGCTTCGACGGGCATTGGTTCGTCGGCGTCAGCTCCACCGGCGTCTACTGCCGTCCGGTCTGCCGCGTGCGCACGCCCAAGGCCGCGAACTGCAGCTTCTACGAGCACGCCGCAGCCGCCGAAGCAGCGGGCTACCGCCCCTGCCGCAAATGCCGGCCTGAGTTGGCGCCGCGCGCCTTCTCCACCCTGGTGGCCAGCCAGCAATTGGCCGAGGCCGCCCGCGAGCGCCTGGATGGCGGCCTGGATCTGCCGATGACGGCCGTGGCCGAACAGCTCGGCGTCACCGACCGTCACTTGCGTCGCATCTTCCAGTCGCACTGGGGAGTGAGCCCGCTGCAGTACCAGCAGACCCAACGCCTGTTGCTGGCCAAGGCCCTGCTCACGGACACCGGATTGCCCGTCGGTGAAGTGGCCGCCCGCGCCGGCTTTGGAAGCACCCGCGCCTTTCAGGCCGCTTTCACACAGCACTACCGGCTCAGCCCGCTGGCCCTGCGCAACGGCCGGCGCGCCGGCTCCGGCGCTGCACGCCTGGAGCTGGGCTACCGCCCCCCCTACGCCGTGGCCGAGTTGCTGCGCTTCCTGGCGCGACGCGCCGTCCCTGGCGTTGAATCTGTCGACGAAGCGCAGGGCCGGATCGAGCGGGCCTGGCCCCTGCCCGACGGTCGCTGGGGCAGCCTGGTGCTGCAGTTCTGCAACCGGGATCGTGTCGAGCTGACGCTCTCGCCCCTGTTGTGGACGGCGCCGGCAGCCGTTCGAGCCGGCGTGCGGGCCTGGTTGGACCTGGACGCCGACCCCACGGCCATCCAAGAGCGGCTGCAGGCCGCAGGCATCGAGGCCGTACCGGGCCTGCGCCTACCCGGCTGCCCGGATCGCTTCGAGCTGGGCCTCCGCGCCATCCTCGGCCAACAGGTGACGGTGGCGGCTGCGCGCACCTTGGCCACGCGCTTGGTGGAGCGCTTCGGCGCGCCCTTGCCTGCGGGCGAAGCCCTGGGCCCGCAGATCACGGCGCGCCTGCCTAGCGCAGCCGAGCTGGCCGTGGTGCCCGCCGAAGCCCTGGCCGCCCTGGGGCTGCCGCTCAAGCGCGCACAGGCCCTGGTGGGGCTGGCGCAGGCCTGGCCGAACCTCGCGTTTGCACAGCGCCGTGGCGATCCCCTGGCCGCGGAGCAGGAACTCACCCAGCTGGCCGGCATCGGCCCCTGGACGGCCGCCTATTTACTGATGCGCGGCTGGCCCTGGCCCGATCGCTTCCTGCCCGGCGATGTGGTGCTGAAGAACGCCCTGAAGAACCAGCCCGCGCTCGCACCCGAGCTCAGCGCCCCCTTTCGCAGCTATGCCGTGCTGCAAATTTGGAATGCCACCCCATGA
- a CDS encoding LysR family transcriptional regulator: MNYNHLHYFWVVATEGSMSRAAERLGVAVQTISSQVRALERSLGAALFRPEGRGLALTPAGQAAWRQADEMFRLGERLPELVREADGEPILRLAVGLVDGLPKLLVHALLTPILNEPRLRLQCLEDRPEALLAALALHRLDLVLTDRLPGPNPNLKVYAHRLGSSGLSWWGTPNWAERARDRFPHSLGELPVLLPSPHAAVRMQVDRWFASHGLRPQVVGEFQDSALLKTFGASGLGLFPAVDRVQDDLRQRYGVERIGALDDVQEEFFALSTERVVHHPLVKRLMQPATGPETAA; encoded by the coding sequence ATGAACTACAACCACCTGCACTACTTCTGGGTCGTGGCCACCGAGGGCAGCATGTCGCGCGCCGCCGAGCGCCTGGGCGTGGCGGTGCAGACCATCAGCAGCCAAGTGCGTGCCCTGGAGCGCAGCCTGGGCGCAGCCTTGTTCCGGCCCGAAGGACGGGGGCTGGCGCTGACGCCCGCCGGTCAGGCCGCCTGGCGGCAGGCGGATGAGATGTTTCGTCTGGGAGAGCGCCTGCCCGAGCTGGTACGCGAAGCCGATGGCGAGCCCATCCTGCGCCTGGCCGTCGGGCTGGTGGACGGCCTCCCCAAGCTTTTGGTACATGCCCTGCTCACCCCCATCTTGAATGAGCCGCGCTTGCGCCTGCAGTGCTTGGAGGATCGGCCCGAAGCGCTGCTCGCGGCCCTGGCCTTGCATCGCCTCGATCTGGTGCTGACCGATCGTCTGCCCGGCCCGAACCCCAACCTGAAGGTGTACGCGCACCGATTGGGCAGTTCGGGTTTGAGCTGGTGGGGCACGCCAAATTGGGCCGAGCGCGCGCGTGACCGTTTCCCGCACAGCCTTGGAGAGCTGCCTGTCCTGCTACCCAGCCCGCACGCGGCCGTGCGCATGCAAGTGGATCGCTGGTTTGCGAGCCACGGCCTGCGCCCGCAGGTGGTGGGGGAGTTCCAGGACAGCGCGCTGCTCAAGACTTTTGGCGCGAGCGGACTGGGCCTGTTCCCGGCCGTGGACCGGGTGCAGGACGACTTGCGCCAACGCTATGGCGTCGAGCGCATCGGCGCGCTGGATGACGTGCAGGAGGAGTTCTTTGCGCTCAGCACCGAGCGCGTGGTGCACCACCCCTTGGTGAAGCGACTGATGCAACCAGCAACAGGTCCGGAAACAGCAGCTTGA
- a CDS encoding methylated-DNA--[protein]-cysteine S-methyltransferase, protein MNRSARTGQFSGQFVGQCRIDTPFGPTLMRRTAAGLAGLWHDEQAHHPGWQTLPDEPDHPWFRHTQALLNHWAGLNADPALPPLDPQGTPFQQRVWALLLQIPRGRWTSYGELARRLGDPKKSRAVGAAVGRNPIGVLIPCHRVLGHDCSLTGYAGGLPMKRQLLDWEGVAYRENSMGSDARQLSLLGTPA, encoded by the coding sequence ATGAACCGCAGCGCACGTACGGGCCAATTCTCTGGCCAATTCGTTGGCCAATGCCGCATTGACACCCCCTTTGGCCCGACCTTGATGCGCCGCACCGCGGCCGGTCTGGCCGGCCTGTGGCATGACGAGCAGGCCCACCACCCGGGCTGGCAGACCCTGCCGGACGAACCCGATCACCCCTGGTTCCGCCATACCCAAGCCTTGCTCAATCATTGGGCCGGCTTGAACGCTGACCCGGCTCTGCCACCCCTGGACCCGCAAGGCACCCCGTTTCAGCAGCGGGTCTGGGCCTTGCTGCTGCAAATTCCGCGCGGCCGTTGGACCAGCTATGGCGAGTTGGCGCGGCGCCTGGGGGATCCCAAAAAAAGCCGGGCCGTGGGGGCGGCGGTGGGACGCAATCCGATCGGTGTGCTGATCCCCTGTCACCGCGTCCTGGGCCATGACTGCAGCCTGACTGGCTATGCCGGTGGCCTCCCGATGAAACGCCAACTACTCGACTGGGAGGGCGTGGCCTATCGCGAGAACTCAATGGGCAGCGACGCCCGCCAACTCAGCCTCTTGGGGACCCCCGCATGA
- a CDS encoding UvrD-helicase domain-containing protein, with amino-acid sequence MTSDSKGLSLGLSLGYCIDDAAVTPEAFYAAACSVDRSVVVEACAGAGKTWMLVSRMVRALLAGAQPDQIVAITFTRKAAAEMRERLDDWLAEWAQADDASLQQALQQRGLTAPQAQDLLPQLRGLQGRLLAQGQAVEVHTFHAWFAQLLRAAPVDVLHRLGLAPELRLIEDASELSVALGRRFRRRVIQADALREAYFHLVRRHGLSKLRDWLDAALERRVELDLGAEAAGRSVPAPSSWQEDPIAAWSALRPLMEAAARGLGQGKATAQKVAAGLVDALLCDEAEAGFAAARAALFTSTGSVRKLPEASASAEWRDAVAAFEQLQADREQWWAHQDHQALLQLAQAQAQEFAALKRERGCIDMGDLELGACTLLGDPVQAGWLQQQLDLQVRHLLIDEFQDTSPLQWQALQAWLSAYAGSGSGAALSVFVVGDPKQSIYRFRRAEPRVFHAAADFVVQGLGGLRLSCDRTRRNAPAVLDCVNRVFEPLMRGGAFLGFRPHQGASQDPIGAVWTLDAPPAQAEGEEEMGEEAESAWRPSLEQARQGAEVQRRAAEGRRVAALVQDLLQRDALAPTDIMVLARKRDALAAVAAGLRERGIAHETPESQALIDCPEVLDLLAVLDVLASPGHDLALARVLRSALFGVDESALLGLQAAAAAAGQSWLTSLLALPPAQAQALGLARAQQLMGAWWQELRHACAFEALQRVLTEGEFKARVAARLSPAVLWPRWAAIDALLDQALNLDGGRYWSLYGFVRALRQRPLVVPVRAHGQGVQLLTIHGAKGLEADTVILVDADAAPARAQSSTLLIDWPVEAPGPTTVAFLASESRPPPQLQAAMDEEMAQRRREELNGLYVALTRARRQLVVSRTAALRGANSASAWSLLAHLPPWPHPLPEAQLAHALERPPLPCLPPPGPQSSGEPAARPQACGQAEDPRSAQLGEALHRVMEWATQPGAQRVELAQWLAAAAQMYGLDARAQQSLADWVKGLLGSEALAPFLDHAGLLWAGNEVGLVWQGQEIRLDRLVCRECQGRREGGREWWVLDYKLHPAPATVPEYQLQMERYVRAVQALEPADAVRGAFISADGRLHPWPAMETV; translated from the coding sequence GTGACAAGCGATTCCAAGGGATTGAGTTTGGGTCTGAGTTTGGGCTACTGCATCGATGACGCGGCGGTGACGCCCGAGGCCTTCTATGCCGCCGCTTGCTCGGTGGATCGCTCGGTGGTGGTGGAGGCCTGTGCGGGTGCCGGCAAGACCTGGATGCTGGTGTCGCGCATGGTGCGGGCGCTGCTTGCAGGAGCGCAGCCGGACCAGATCGTTGCCATCACCTTCACGCGCAAGGCCGCAGCCGAGATGCGTGAGCGCCTCGACGACTGGTTGGCCGAATGGGCGCAGGCGGACGACGCCAGCTTGCAGCAGGCCCTGCAGCAACGCGGACTGACGGCGCCTCAGGCGCAGGACTTGCTGCCGCAGTTGCGCGGCCTGCAGGGGCGTTTGTTGGCGCAAGGTCAAGCGGTTGAGGTGCACACCTTTCACGCCTGGTTTGCCCAACTGCTGCGCGCGGCACCGGTCGATGTATTGCACCGCCTCGGCCTGGCCCCAGAGTTGCGGCTGATCGAGGACGCCAGCGAGCTGTCCGTGGCACTGGGGCGGCGCTTCCGGCGCCGTGTGATCCAGGCCGATGCGCTGCGTGAGGCTTATTTCCATCTGGTGCGCCGGCATGGGCTCTCGAAGCTGCGTGATTGGCTGGATGCCGCGCTGGAGCGGCGTGTCGAGTTGGATCTGGGTGCCGAAGCCGCCGGGCGCAGCGTGCCCGCACCTTCGAGTTGGCAGGAGGATCCCATCGCGGCTTGGTCCGCGCTGCGACCCCTGATGGAAGCCGCAGCCCGGGGCCTGGGGCAAGGCAAGGCCACGGCGCAAAAGGTGGCGGCGGGACTGGTCGATGCCCTGCTGTGCGATGAAGCCGAAGCCGGCTTTGCGGCCGCAAGGGCCGCCTTGTTCACTTCCACCGGATCGGTGCGCAAGCTGCCCGAAGCCAGCGCATCGGCCGAATGGCGCGATGCGGTTGCGGCCTTTGAGCAACTGCAGGCCGATCGCGAGCAATGGTGGGCCCACCAAGACCACCAGGCCTTGCTGCAGCTGGCCCAAGCCCAGGCCCAGGAATTCGCGGCGCTCAAGCGCGAGCGGGGTTGTATCGACATGGGCGACCTGGAGCTGGGCGCTTGCACCTTGCTGGGAGATCCGGTTCAAGCCGGGTGGCTGCAGCAACAGCTGGATCTGCAGGTGCGGCATCTGCTGATCGATGAGTTCCAGGACACCAGTCCGCTGCAGTGGCAGGCCCTGCAGGCCTGGCTCAGTGCCTATGCAGGGTCGGGCAGTGGGGCGGCACTCAGTGTGTTTGTGGTGGGCGACCCCAAACAGAGCATCTATCGCTTTCGTCGCGCCGAACCTCGGGTCTTCCATGCGGCGGCTGACTTTGTGGTGCAGGGTTTGGGGGGGCTGCGCCTGAGCTGCGACCGCACGCGTCGCAACGCGCCGGCAGTGCTGGACTGCGTCAACAGGGTGTTTGAGCCGCTGATGCGCGGTGGAGCTTTCCTAGGCTTTCGACCGCATCAGGGCGCCTCTCAAGATCCGATCGGTGCGGTGTGGACCCTGGATGCCCCGCCGGCGCAGGCCGAAGGCGAAGAAGAGATGGGGGAGGAGGCGGAATCGGCCTGGCGCCCCAGCCTCGAACAAGCCCGGCAGGGTGCAGAGGTGCAACGGCGTGCGGCTGAGGGGCGGCGGGTGGCGGCCTTGGTGCAAGACCTGTTGCAACGCGATGCCCTGGCGCCCACGGACATCATGGTGCTGGCGCGCAAGCGCGATGCGCTGGCCGCCGTGGCGGCTGGACTGCGCGAGCGTGGCATCGCCCACGAGACCCCGGAGTCCCAGGCGCTGATCGATTGCCCCGAGGTGTTGGATCTGCTGGCGGTGCTGGATGTATTGGCCTCGCCGGGCCACGACCTGGCCTTGGCCCGGGTGTTGCGTAGCGCGCTGTTCGGGGTGGATGAATCGGCGCTGCTGGGGCTGCAGGCAGCTGCGGCGGCGGCAGGGCAGTCCTGGTTGACCAGTCTGTTGGCATTGCCGCCAGCGCAGGCGCAGGCCTTGGGCCTGGCACGGGCCCAGCAACTCATGGGGGCATGGTGGCAGGAGCTGCGGCACGCCTGTGCCTTCGAGGCCCTACAGCGCGTGCTGACCGAGGGCGAATTCAAGGCCCGGGTGGCGGCGCGTCTCAGTCCGGCGGTCCTGTGGCCGCGCTGGGCTGCCATCGATGCCCTGCTGGATCAGGCCTTGAACCTGGACGGCGGGCGCTACTGGAGCCTCTATGGCTTTGTGCGTGCCCTGCGCCAGCGCCCGCTGGTGGTGCCTGTGCGGGCCCATGGGCAGGGGGTGCAACTGCTGACCATTCACGGCGCCAAGGGTTTGGAGGCGGATACGGTGATCCTGGTGGACGCCGATGCGGCACCCGCACGGGCGCAGTCATCCACCTTACTGATCGACTGGCCGGTGGAGGCGCCCGGGCCGACCACGGTGGCCTTCTTGGCCAGTGAGTCGCGCCCACCTCCGCAGCTTCAAGCGGCGATGGACGAAGAAATGGCCCAGCGCCGGCGCGAGGAGCTCAATGGGCTCTACGTGGCCCTGACCCGTGCGCGGCGCCAGTTGGTCGTCAGCCGGACTGCGGCTCTGCGCGGCGCCAACTCGGCCAGCGCTTGGAGCCTGCTGGCGCACCTGCCGCCCTGGCCACATCCCCTGCCCGAGGCACAGCTTGCGCATGCGCTGGAGCGGCCGCCGCTGCCTTGCCTGCCGCCGCCAGGGCCCCAGTCGAGCGGCGAGCCGGCCGCCCGGCCACAGGCTTGCGGGCAGGCCGAGGACCCGCGCTCGGCCCAGTTGGGCGAGGCCCTGCACAGGGTGATGGAGTGGGCCACGCAACCCGGGGCGCAGCGTGTCGAATTGGCCCAGTGGCTGGCTGCGGCGGCGCAGATGTATGGGCTGGACGCGCGGGCCCAGCAGAGTTTGGCGGACTGGGTGAAGGGCCTGCTCGGCAGCGAGGCGCTGGCGCCGTTCTTGGACCATGCCGGTCTGCTCTGGGCGGGCAACGAAGTCGGACTGGTTTGGCAGGGGCAGGAGATTCGCTTGGATCGCCTGGTTTGCCGAGAGTGTCAGGGTCGGCGTGAAGGAGGAAGGGAATGGTGGGTGCTGGACTACAAGCTGCACCCGGCGCCCGCCACGGTGCCGGAGTACCAGTTGCAGATGGAGCGCTATGTGCGGGCCGTCCAGGCCCTCGAGCCTGCGGACGCGGTGCGCGGCGCTTTCATCAGCGCAGATGGGCGTTTACACCCGTGGCCGGCGATGGAAACGGTGTGA
- a CDS encoding Bax inhibitor-1/YccA family protein translates to MNHLSNDTRAWGQVARSASVGPATLAPPVHRVLRNTYALLSLTLLFSAGVAAAGVLLGWSHPGLVLSLVGTLGLFFLVHKLRNRAAAIPAVFALTGFLGYSLGPVLGQHLALPGGAQTVALALAATGLIVLSLSAYALVSRRDFSALGGFLMAGMVLALLAGLAAVFFEIPALSLAVAGAVALLSAGLILFETSRIVQGGETNYVMATVGLYLSIYNLFSSLLALLGFANQNE, encoded by the coding sequence GTGAACCATCTTTCGAACGACACAAGGGCCTGGGGGCAGGTCGCACGGTCCGCTTCGGTTGGGCCGGCCACGCTGGCACCGCCCGTGCACAGGGTGCTGCGCAACACCTATGCGCTGCTGTCGCTGACCTTGCTGTTCTCGGCCGGGGTAGCCGCTGCCGGCGTACTGCTTGGTTGGTCACACCCCGGGCTGGTGCTCAGCCTGGTGGGCACCTTGGGCCTGTTTTTTCTGGTGCACAAACTGCGGAATCGGGCGGCGGCCATCCCGGCGGTCTTCGCCCTCACCGGCTTCCTGGGATATTCACTGGGGCCGGTGCTGGGGCAGCACTTGGCCCTGCCGGGCGGGGCCCAGACGGTGGCGCTGGCCTTGGCGGCCACGGGCTTGATCGTGCTGTCGCTGTCCGCCTATGCCCTGGTGAGCCGCCGCGACTTCTCGGCCCTGGGCGGCTTCCTGATGGCCGGCATGGTGCTGGCGTTGCTGGCCGGGCTGGCGGCCGTCTTCTTCGAGATCCCGGCGCTGTCCCTGGCCGTCGCAGGCGCGGTCGCGCTGTTGTCTGCTGGCTTGATCTTGTTCGAGACCAGCCGAATCGTGCAGGGCGGCGAGACCAACTACGTGATGGCCACGGTGGGCCTGTATCTCTCGATCTACAACCTGTTCAGCAGCCTGCTGGCCTTGCTGGGCTTTGCCAACCAAAACGAGTGA
- a CDS encoding TerB family tellurite resistance protein yields the protein MRSYPMNSPQAAARIVALTLISDGVASPSEFEALGRMRAAERLGLSATELLQVLRELCEDLLTPQASQWQGAVDSHLLPALLDEVRDPALRAQVLALCVAVAEADAHLSDGEGRLLALTAHHWSGAVRAASATWP from the coding sequence ATGCGCAGCTACCCGATGAACAGTCCCCAGGCCGCGGCCCGCATCGTGGCCCTCACTTTGATCAGCGACGGAGTGGCCAGTCCCAGCGAGTTCGAAGCCCTGGGGCGGATGCGCGCTGCCGAACGTCTGGGCCTGAGCGCTACCGAATTGCTGCAGGTGCTGCGCGAACTCTGCGAGGACCTTCTGACCCCGCAGGCCTCGCAGTGGCAGGGGGCGGTCGACAGCCATCTGCTGCCGGCGCTACTGGACGAGGTGCGGGACCCGGCGCTGCGTGCGCAGGTGCTGGCGCTGTGTGTGGCGGTGGCAGAGGCCGATGCGCATTTGAGCGATGGAGAGGGGCGCCTGCTGGCGCTTACCGCCCATCACTGGTCAGGCGCGGTTCGCGCCGCCAGTGCTACATGGCCTTGA